From Acinonyx jubatus isolate Ajub_Pintada_27869175 chromosome E2, VMU_Ajub_asm_v1.0, whole genome shotgun sequence:
TGAGCGTGGAATCCACACAATGGTTTCAAGCAGGGGAGTAACAAAGTCCGAGCGACAGTGTTAGGAAGGCTGCTGGTTGCCCGGTGACTAGAACTTTGGAGAGCCGGGGGCGTGCGTAGAGCAGAGACAAGTTAGGAGTCTGTGAGAGTCACCTGGATGCTGGGGCCAGCCCACCCCCCGTGGACGAGGGTCACGCGAGTGgccgcacacacgcacacactatGTTTAACTGCCGCTTTATCAGAATCAAAGCCCTGCAACTTCCCACCACGATACACCCTCTGAGAGgtcccaccccctctcccactgTGCCCCCTGCTCCTCTAGATGCCCCAAAGTTGAAGATTGAGGCCACCCCCAGAGAAGCCATCGTAACAGAGGGAGAGTCTGTGACCATGACGTGCCAGGTCCTCAGCAGCAACCCCAGCTACCAGAATATAGCCTGGCTCAAGGATGGGACCCTGCTGAGGGAGCAGGAAACACTCACGCTGACTCTGTCCACTGTGACCAAGGAGATGAGTGGGAAGTACCAGTGTGAGGCCTCCAATGAAATAGGCTCAGGACAGTCGGAAGAAGTGGACCTTCAAGTATATTGTGAGCCtcctgggagctgggaggggggcaggcagggagttAGCAGGGGGTGGAACCAAGGCCCTTGAGAGGTGAGCAAGGGAGGCCCTGGctcacctccctcctctgcctctgcgGGCTTTTTCCAGATGCTCCGGAATCTTCCAGGGTTGAGATCCTCCCCTCACCAGCTAAGGAGGGAAATAAAGTACAGATGACTTGTGTGTCACCGGCCAATCCTCCTCCAACAAATTACACCTGGTATCACGATAAGAAAAAAGTACCCGGAAGGACAAGCAAGACCTTCCAGATCCCAGCGGTCCTCCTCGGGCACGCTGGGTATTATTCCTGCTTGGCCGAAAACAGCCTTGGTACTGGACAAGTTGGCGGGGAAGCTGAGTTAGATGTCCAGTGTGAGTAGTCACAGGGCTTCTGGGTtctagagggagaaggaggaagggaaatggagCACAGGGGATTCCTGGGTCCTCGAATGGGTGGCAAGCAGAGGCCGGGGTCTCTCAACGGGTAAGCCCCTGGGGTGGGTGCCTCGCTGTCGTCCCCCGTTGTACACCCAGCGCCAGAACACGGTCTGGCTCGCGGTAGGTGCTCGGTAGATGTTTGTCGAATGAACGAAAGCAAGATGCCAGGGCCCCATGAGGGACACGGAGACTCGGCATCACGAGGCAGTGGCTGAGCCCCAGGAGGGGGCCTGATGTGTCGGAGGAGAACTGGAGCAAAATGTCTTGTTACCTCCCCATCGGAGGTCGGACCCTGTTTAACACAGTGAATCGTGTCAGTGAGTCGAGCCCAGGACAGAGAGGATCCATAGGTTTGATCCTCGGACCCTGGGAGGTCAGAGTCTGAGCCAGATACTCTGATGGGGACGCTCCAATCCCAAACATCTAGACAGCGTGTGACCCAGCGGCAGTGGCGTTTACTAAGCATTTGCTCTGCCCTGGCTGCTTCAGTTCATTTCGTCCTCGCAATGATCCTACAAGGTTAGGTACTCCTAGGACCCCACCTGATGGATAAGTAAACTGAGTCCCGCGGCCCACGATCACTCAGGTCCAAGTCACGGCGTCtgccagtctggctccagagctgtgCTTCTCCCCCAGTGAACACCCGCACCGCAGCGAACTGACTCTGTGCCCCCCGCCCACGCGGAGGCCCGCAAACAGCGCGCCTCTGTCTCCCACGCACCACGCGTTCTCTGCTggagctctgctctgagcatCATCCTGCCTCAAACCGGGGCCAGGCCAAATGGCCGGGGTTTCTGTCCTCACACAGATGCAAGAGGGAAGCACAAGGCTTCCTTTGGTTAATTTAGGAACTGTGTGAatgcgggggaggggtgggggagagggaggcgcCGGGAAAGGTAGAGACGGACAGCTGACTTTCCCTCGCCCATCTCTCTGGTTTTCTCCCAGATCCTCCCAAGGAGGTAACCACAGTGATTCAAAACCCCGCACCGATTCGAGAAGGAGACAATGTGACCCTGTCCTGTAACTACAATTCCAGTAATCCCGAAGTTACCCGATACGAATGGAACTTCCAAGGCTCCTGGAAAAAACCATTACGCGAGGTGCTGATAATTGAGAAAGTTTCCTGGGACGCCAGACCAATCTCCTGTGCAGCCTGCAACCAGTGGTGTTCGTGGGCTCCCTCTGTCAGCCTGGATGTCCTGTGTGAGTGAGCGGGCAAGGGGATCGGAGAGGTGGGCCAGCTGGGGTATGGGCTCTAAGGGGGAGGGGACTGGGGCCTGGGCCAGAACCTTCacagagaactgagggctgaACGTCTGGCCTCGGGGCCCAGGGGAGAGGAAGTCCTGGGgacaagaagagggaaaggggccCAAGAGGTCAGCCTGACCCTTGAGGCCCTTGCTCTCCAGATGCCCCAAGAGATGTCAGGGTCCAGCAGATCAGCCCCCCTTCTGACATTCATTCCGGGCACCGAGTCCTCCTTGGATGTAACTTCTCAAGTAGCCGCCCCAGAGACGTCCGCTTCTTCTGGAAGAAAAATGGAATCTTtctgaaggagggaagagaactGACCTTTGACGCCATCTCTCCAGAAGATGCTGGCAATTACAACTGCTTGGTCAACAACTCCGTAGGACAGACCATGTCTGAGGCCAGGATCCTCCAAGTGCTGTGTGAGTGGCTGGAGCTGGCGACAGACAGAAGAGCAGGTGGCCGGCTACCTGGATCCTGATTTCGCTTCTCCTTATAGATGCACCGAGGAGGCTGCGTGTGTCCATCGGCCCAAAGGACCAAGTGATGGAGGGGAAGAAGGCAGTCCTGACATGTGAGGGTGACGCCAACCCTCCCATCTTCCAGTATAGCTGGTTTGACTGGAAAAACCAAAACCTCCAGCATTACGATCAGATGCTGAGATTGGATCCCGTGAAGGTCCAGCACTCAGGAGCCTATCGGTGCCAGGCCATCAACCGGCTGGGCATGGGCCAGTCGACCCCCAGCACCCTCACTGTCTACTGTAAggctccttccctcttcttctctgacccctctttctccttccttcccccgcCCCAGTCCTGGGGGGCAACCTGGTGCATCactcccaggcacccccccccttgGCCCCCCACACTCACCTGTCTTCCCCCGTTCTCCCCGTCACTCCTGACTCTCTCTAGGAGGGCTCCCTCTCAGGCTGCCCCCCGCCTTCCAGACACCCTGAGCTCTTACTgggtccctctctgtctctctctgtctcacccttgATAggctgcttctttttctcttttgggattttagctttttttttttttaagacaaggtAAAGCTAAAACAGCACGAGGGGGTAAATGGTAGCAAGACCCCTCGCCCTCCTTTCTCCCTGAGAACTTGACCCTCTCCCTGAAGGCCCTCACTCCCGGCGGCTGGTTGCTTCTCTTCACAGAGCTGTTCTACACGCACAAGACGCTTAAGTAGATCTAGGCCTATACACCCTTCGTCACGCAAATCGTGAGAGAGCCCACACATTGCCCTGGATGTTCTTTTGTTTCCCCACGTAACAATACCACTTGGAGACTGTTCTCTATCCGCGCATGTAGAGCGTGTCTGAAGGGTCTGGAAACAATAGGGAagatatttaatttgtttattgtgCTTTTGCAGATTAAACTTGGAGCCATGGTTTTAAATTTAGAGGACCATGCCCTGCAAAGCTGGATGCTGAGGGGAGACAGCCTGAGCAACACTTATTTGGAAATGCAGCGTACTGTATAAAAACCTGTTTCTGGGGTCTCCACTTTGCAGACACCCCGGAGACCTGCCTCTTTCCTTCAGGGCTGCCTTGTCAGTGTATTCCCATGCATGGAAGCACTCAGTGCCTTCCCTACGGCCTTGTGTCGTCTCCGGCTCTGGGCTCCCAGGAAGGACAGTGGCAGGATAAATTTCTACATGGCATTGCTACGTCAAAGAACAAGTGATTTCACGTTCTGATAAGTAAGGCCAAGCGGTAGCCTTTACTGCGTACTCTGTGTGTGCACCGGTGTCTGTCACAAGACAGGTGTTTCCCAGGAGAGTCAGCCCTTTCCTCCTCATGGGGCCCAGAAGGCAGGGActggcttctcccttcctctgcatcACATCCCCTGCGTGTGGAAGGGGAGTCTGGAAGGCAAGGACAGCGGCCATGCAGAGAGGTTGAGGATTCCTTCCAGGCGGATGCTGCAGGCCAGAGGTTATCGGAGAGATGCAGTGTCACCAACTCATGGTCGCTCTTCCCCCCACCAGACAGCCCAGAGACCATCGGCAGGCGAGTGGCCGTGGGAGTGGGGTTCTGCCTGGCCGCCCTCCTCCTGGCCTTCTGGGGAGTCAAGCTTCAGAAAAGGTGAGCAACTCCCAAGGCCCGTCTCTCCCTGATTCCTTCCCTGGAGTGACTCCCGTTAGCCATCCTGTCGACCCCGCATGCCCGACTCCACGGGGTTCTGTTCCCATCCCCCTGAGCCTCACCGAGCGGGATTTTGTTTCTTAGCTGGAAGAAGATACGGAGCCAGCAGGGGCTCCAGGAAAATTCCAGTGGGCAGAGCTTCTTTGTGAGGAATAAAAAGGTAGGACATGGGAGAAAGATGAAATGGAGGGCAGACCTTAAAGTCAAGCGGAGACAAAGTGAAGATGGGATGCAAGGAGCACCGTGGGGAGGCGTGGGGGTCAGAGGTCAGGGGAGGGGGTCTTGGCGGAGAATGGAGTGGTGAGAGCCGAGACCCCGTCTCTCTCCCAGGTTCGAAGGGCCCCGCTCTCCGAAGACCCTCACTCCCTGGGGTGCTACAATCCGGTGATGGAAGATGCCATCAGTTACGCGACTTTGCGCTTTCCTGTCAGTGACGCTGACGCACCAATAACTGGGTACTGAGTGAGGGTCCTGGGAGGGAGGAATGGCTCGTGTCCTTTCTGCCCTCTTTGTGCCCGGCACGGGAGCCAGGCCCTGCTCTGGGGTGCTCTCAGGGTCTAAGGGAGCTGGAAGTAGGAGGGGAGTTCGTGCGAAATACTTCATCTGCGGCCAtccacctgccctccctctcaGAGACGCAGGGaccccagagacagagggaccTTCCCCAAACAGGGACGACACGGTCACTTACTCCGTGGTGCAGAAGCATCGAGTGGTAAGAGGGCGGGGCtgtgggaggtgagggtgggggaggtgggggacctGGCCTCAGCTGTGACTCCCAGGAGGGAGGGACTCGGTGGCCTCAGTGGGGGCCAGGGCTGCTGGTGGGAGGGGTGCTCAGGCACAGGTGTCAGAGCCAGGGTAGCGCCTCCCAGTCGGAGACGCAGACCGCGGCCGGTGTGTGGACAGGAGGACCACCGGGTGGAGCCAAGGAGAGGACAGGCAGGGAAtgcagacgggggggggggggggggggggggggggggggcggggggctggcgACCGGGAGGCCAACCTTACACCCCGTGGCTTTTGCAGGGAGACTATGAGAACGTGGTTCCAGAGAGTCCGGAAGACGAGGGGATACATTACTCCGAGCTGGTTCATCTTGGGATTGGGGAGCGGCCTCTGGCCCAGGAAATGGTGGAATACGTGACCCTCAAGCACTGAGGAGCCAAACCCGCCGAAGCAGAGGCGAGGCGCCAGGGGACCGCAggggccaggccccgcccctgctgCTCAGCaggccccagcctcccctccacacacactcGCAGGCACACTCGCACGGTTACTGAAACCCCAGCCAGTGCACAGAACCTCGTGCGTCGCCCAGAGACAGCCTTCCTTCTCAACGCTGGGGGCCCTGGCCCTCCCAAAGGCCTGCTCCTGGCCCGCTCTCCTTTCCACCCAGAAAGTCATCTAAACACCTAGCCTGCACCGTACAGcgccccccccacacccctcccccgccatcTGCCACCACCCATCCCCAGCTGGCCGTGTCCCTGCTGGGATCGGCTTGTTACTatacttttttcttcccctctccatcccTTTGGCCCCCTTACCTCTGCTCTGAAAGTCCCCTCACTAATTCTATGCCTAATGTCTGCCTCTGAGGCAAAgcccagggaaggagggacagaaatgagggagaaagaCTTGCTGGCCCGCTGGTTGCTCCTCCACGTGTCAGCCAGGCATTCCATGTGGAGAGGATTACGCTGCTGAGCCCCACGCCTCAGGGGTCTTGTGGTCTGAGACACACGCTGGTGTGGACAGACGTGTCACAAACACAGAGCTGCACAATAAAAACAGCTCGGATACCACATCAAAGAACCCGTGCCTATGGAGTCAGGGTGAGGACGGGGAGATGAAGAGGGCATCATGGGGCCTGGGGAGAAGGCAAAGGAGTCAAGGTAACCTTAGGACCGAATCAGCGGATTGGGGAGTCTGTTGTCTTGTTGCAAACGGTACACTGGCCCGGCAGGCAGACAAGTGCGAGTCTGAGTCTTGACTCTTCTGCTTGCCCAGCtgagtgatcttgggcaagttcacCAAGTTtatctgagtctcagtttcctcatctgtaaaatggaggtgccACTACCTACCGTGCAGGCGGTTCAAGGGAGGAagtgaaaggggcacctgggtggctcggtcggttaagggtccaacttcggctcaggtcatgatctctcggttcgtgggtccaagccctgcatagggctccgtgctgctggattggaccctggagcctgcttcagattctgtgtctccctctctctctgcccctcccccagtcgtgcgcacgctctctctctctctctctgtctctctctctccaaaataaacaaacttaaaaaaaagagagaggaagtgaggtaCAATCAGACGTATGCTGGAGTCACCTTGTAAGAAACTTAACACAATAGCCAAAAGTCCCTAAAAAACCAAATTCCCATCTTGTTTGCATCTCTTGAAGAATGTAAGAAGGGGAAGCCAATTCATCACTCACAGCTGTTCTCAAAAGTGACCCTGCCAAGTTCGGTCAACAGCCACAGTTGCCCAAGAACTTCTCGAAGGCCAGTCGCCTTGAGAAACCTCACGACGTTTCTTTCACCTATCGTCACTGCCGCCAGTTCCCTATTATGTTCACGAATTCTGACTTTTCCAGTTAGGTCCTTCCAGCTTCCCCTCCGCTTCTCAGTTCCCACCTTTCTCTGCCTGTTCTTTTAGAAGCAGAACCAGGTGTCTAATCAGTCAGCAAGAAGATGCAAACTCCTGGCCTGTGGTGGGTGCTCCAAAAGTTccaccttccttccctgccctgccttcccATCCGCTCAATACCAGAATGTTCTCTgaggagatgatttttttttttaatgtttatttattttgaaagagagcgagcgagagagaaagtgtgaatgggggggaggggcagagagagagagagagagagagaatcccaagcaggatcaatctcacgaccttgagatcatgacctgaggggaaatcaagagtcagatgcttaactgagccacccaggtgcccttgagaaAGACCACGTTCTGGTCATCCTTGAAGTTGCGGCACAATGAGGCATTGATTTCCCCCATCAACTCACTTTGTCCCCAGTGTGATTTCTCGTGAGCCCCGTTAGCATTTCTGGAGGAAGGAGAGACTGCAAGAATTATTTAAGTGAGAGGGTTTCTGTATCAAGAATGAGGTCCAGTATCATTCAACCATTCAaccatttattcagcaaatatttactgagcacctgtcaATGCATCCAACACAGACCAGTTATTGGGGGACAAAAAAGATACGACATCACCCCAATCTTGGGGATCTCTAATCTAGGGTGCCCAAAAGGTTTTAGGGCAGGGTCCCCTCAAAGGACTAAAGGTGGCCCTGAACCTGAGGAGGCCTGTACAGGCCCCCTGGCAACCAGCGGGTGTCTCCTCATTCCGTCCGAGTACGGCGGTTGACGGAAACCTATTTCGTGGCCAGCTGACTGAGAGATGTGGCTGTCACCAGGCGGTGCTGAGGTGTGCATGGCAGGTGACCAGGAAGCTCTGAAGCCGGGACTCCAGGATCCAGGCGGCCCTCCACCCAGCCCCGGGCCTCACTGTCCTCCCAGGGCCCAGACAACTGGTCACTCGTTCAGTTACCGAGCCCCTACTATGTACGCGACAAGCAGTGGACGAGGCAGACAGACATCTTCACCCTCACTGACCGACGTGCCAGCAGGGGAGCTAGCGAATCTGATGTCGCAGGGTCTTGAGTGTTAGAATTAACacaagatgaaggcagagagcctggagcaggggaggggcccatGTGGAGAGGGTCTGAGGAATGCCCTCCTCAGAGGCGATGCGGGCAGAGACCTGAACCGCCAGGTGGGCAGGGCCGAAGTAGAGCTCTTGATAATCCCA
This genomic window contains:
- the CD22 gene encoding B-cell receptor CD22 isoform X3, which encodes MHLLGPSFLLLGKDCGLGLGSGSLWELEEEESSGAKKYLAFSDSSQWKFEHPHTLYTWDGACVWIPCDYKIPGSRQMLENLTLYHNYHYDETRKDFSGTILYDTAKAGKTLPHRERVQFLGDKKSNCTIHIHPVSVNDSGWLGLRVTTKNDKWMEKIDLNVSETPLSPHIQLPPEIQESQEVTLTCSLNFSCPGYQIQLKWSLEEPAVTSTLLTTKTVSTQSKLTFQPQWTHHGKNLSCQLWDPRAERILSEESVGLDVKHAPESSRVEILPSPAKEGNKVQMTCVSPANPPPTNYTWYHDKKKVPGRTSKTFQIPAVLLGHAGYYSCLAENSLGTGQVGGEAELDVQYPPKEVTTVIQNPAPIREGDNVTLSCNYNSSNPEVTRYEWNFQGSWKKPLREVLIIEKVSWDARPISCAACNQWCSWAPSVSLDVLYAPRDVRVQQISPPSDIHSGHRVLLGCNFSSSRPRDVRFFWKKNGIFLKEGRELTFDAISPEDAGNYNCLVNNSVGQTMSEARILQVLYAPRRLRVSIGPKDQVMEGKKAVLTCEGDANPPIFQYSWFDWKNQNLQHYDQMLRLDPVKVQHSGAYRCQAINRLGMGQSTPSTLTVYYSPETIGRRVAVGVGFCLAALLLAFWGVKLQKSWKKIRSQQGLQENSSGQSFFVRNKKVRRAPLSEDPHSLGCYNPVMEDAISYATLRFPVSDADAPITGDAGTPETEGPSPNRDDTVTYSVVQKHRVGDYENVVPESPEDEGIHYSELVHLGIGERPLAQEMVEYVTLKH
- the CD22 gene encoding B-cell receptor CD22 isoform X2; translation: MHLLGPSFLLLEYLAFSDSSQWKFEHPHTLYTWDGACVWIPCDYKIPGSRQMLENLTLYHNYHYDETRKDFSGTILYDTAKAGKTLPHRERVQFLGDKKSNCTIHIHPVSVNDSGWLGLRVTTKNDKWMEKIDLNVSETPLSPHIQLPPEIQESQEVTLTCSLNFSCPGYQIQLKWSLEEPAVTSTLLTTKTVSTQSKLTFQPQWTHHGKNLSCQLWDPRAERILSEESVGLDVKHAPKLKIEATPREAIVTEGESVTMTCQVLSSNPSYQNIAWLKDGTLLREQETLTLTLSTVTKEMSGKYQCEASNEIGSGQSEEVDLQVYYAPESSRVEILPSPAKEGNKVQMTCVSPANPPPTNYTWYHDKKKVPGRTSKTFQIPAVLLGHAGYYSCLAENSLGTGQVGGEAELDVQYPPKEVTTVIQNPAPIREGDNVTLSCNYNSSNPEVTRYEWNFQGSWKKPLREVLIIEKVSWDARPISCAACNQWCSWAPSVSLDVLYAPRDVRVQQISPPSDIHSGHRVLLGCNFSSSRPRDVRFFWKKNGIFLKEGRELTFDAISPEDAGNYNCLVNNSVGQTMSEARILQVLYAPRRLRVSIGPKDQVMEGKKAVLTCEGDANPPIFQYSWFDWKNQNLQHYDQMLRLDPVKVQHSGAYRCQAINRLGMGQSTPSTLTVYYSPETIGRRVAVGVGFCLAALLLAFWGVKLQKSWKKIRSQQGLQENSSGQSFFVRNKKVRRAPLSEDPHSLGCYNPVMEDAISYATLRFPVSDADAPITGDAGTPETEGPSPNRDDTVTYSVVQKHRVGDYENVVPESPEDEGIHYSELVHLGIGERPLAQEMVEYVTLKH
- the CD22 gene encoding B-cell receptor CD22 isoform X1, with protein sequence MHLLGPSFLLLGKDCGLGLGSGSLWELEEEESSGAKKYLAFSDSSQWKFEHPHTLYTWDGACVWIPCDYKIPGSRQMLENLTLYHNYHYDETRKDFSGTILYDTAKAGKTLPHRERVQFLGDKKSNCTIHIHPVSVNDSGWLGLRVTTKNDKWMEKIDLNVSETPLSPHIQLPPEIQESQEVTLTCSLNFSCPGYQIQLKWSLEEPAVTSTLLTTKTVSTQSKLTFQPQWTHHGKNLSCQLWDPRAERILSEESVGLDVKHAPKLKIEATPREAIVTEGESVTMTCQVLSSNPSYQNIAWLKDGTLLREQETLTLTLSTVTKEMSGKYQCEASNEIGSGQSEEVDLQVYYAPESSRVEILPSPAKEGNKVQMTCVSPANPPPTNYTWYHDKKKVPGRTSKTFQIPAVLLGHAGYYSCLAENSLGTGQVGGEAELDVQYPPKEVTTVIQNPAPIREGDNVTLSCNYNSSNPEVTRYEWNFQGSWKKPLREVLIIEKVSWDARPISCAACNQWCSWAPSVSLDVLYAPRDVRVQQISPPSDIHSGHRVLLGCNFSSSRPRDVRFFWKKNGIFLKEGRELTFDAISPEDAGNYNCLVNNSVGQTMSEARILQVLYAPRRLRVSIGPKDQVMEGKKAVLTCEGDANPPIFQYSWFDWKNQNLQHYDQMLRLDPVKVQHSGAYRCQAINRLGMGQSTPSTLTVYYSPETIGRRVAVGVGFCLAALLLAFWGVKLQKSWKKIRSQQGLQENSSGQSFFVRNKKVRRAPLSEDPHSLGCYNPVMEDAISYATLRFPVSDADAPITGDAGTPETEGPSPNRDDTVTYSVVQKHRVGDYENVVPESPEDEGIHYSELVHLGIGERPLAQEMVEYVTLKH
- the CD22 gene encoding B-cell receptor CD22 isoform X5 → MHLLGPSFLLLEYLAFSDSSQWKFEHPHTLYTWDGACVWIPCDYKIPGSRQMLENLTLYHNYHYDETRKDFSGTILYDTAKAGKTLPHRERVQFLGDKKSNCTIHIHPVSVNDSGWLGLRVTTKNDKWMEKIDLNVSETPLSPHIQLPPEIQESQEVTLTCSLNFSCPGYQIQLKWSLEEPAVTSTLLTTKTVSTQSKLTFQPQWTHHGKNLSCQLWDPRAERILSEESVGLDVKHPPKEVTTVIQNPAPIREGDNVTLSCNYNSSNPEVTRYEWNFQGSWKKPLREVLIIEKVSWDARPISCAACNQWCSWAPSVSLDVLYAPRDVRVQQISPPSDIHSGHRVLLGCNFSSSRPRDVRFFWKKNGIFLKEGRELTFDAISPEDAGNYNCLVNNSVGQTMSEARILQVLYAPRRLRVSIGPKDQVMEGKKAVLTCEGDANPPIFQYSWFDWKNQNLQHYDQMLRLDPVKVQHSGAYRCQAINRLGMGQSTPSTLTVYYSPETIGRRVAVGVGFCLAALLLAFWGVKLQKSWKKIRSQQGLQENSSGQSFFVRNKKVRRAPLSEDPHSLGCYNPVMEDAISYATLRFPVSDADAPITGDAGTPETEGPSPNRDDTVTYSVVQKHRVGDYENVVPESPEDEGIHYSELVHLGIGERPLAQEMVEYVTLKH
- the CD22 gene encoding B-cell receptor CD22 isoform X4 gives rise to the protein MHLLGPSFLLLGKDCGLGLGSGSLWELEEEESSGAKKYLAFSDSSQWKFEHPHTLYTWDGACVWIPCDYKIPGSRQMLENLTLYHNYHYDETRKDFSGTILYDTAKAGKTLPHRERVQFLGDKKSNCTIHIHPVSVNDSGWLGLRVTTKNDKWMEKIDLNVSETPLSPHIQLPPEIQESQEVTLTCSLNFSCPGYQIQLKWSLEEPAVTSTLLTTKTVSTQSKLTFQPQWTHHGKNLSCQLWDPRAERILSEESVGLDVKHPPKEVTTVIQNPAPIREGDNVTLSCNYNSSNPEVTRYEWNFQGSWKKPLREVLIIEKVSWDARPISCAACNQWCSWAPSVSLDVLYAPRDVRVQQISPPSDIHSGHRVLLGCNFSSSRPRDVRFFWKKNGIFLKEGRELTFDAISPEDAGNYNCLVNNSVGQTMSEARILQVLYAPRRLRVSIGPKDQVMEGKKAVLTCEGDANPPIFQYSWFDWKNQNLQHYDQMLRLDPVKVQHSGAYRCQAINRLGMGQSTPSTLTVYYSPETIGRRVAVGVGFCLAALLLAFWGVKLQKSWKKIRSQQGLQENSSGQSFFVRNKKVRRAPLSEDPHSLGCYNPVMEDAISYATLRFPVSDADAPITGDAGTPETEGPSPNRDDTVTYSVVQKHRVGDYENVVPESPEDEGIHYSELVHLGIGERPLAQEMVEYVTLKH